The halophilic archaeon DL31 region GATTTGTAAAATGATTACGATCTAAGATGTCTCTGGGGTAATAGAACGCGACAGGACGGATTGGTCCATACCTCGAGATATATATACATTTATTAGCCATAGGGCAGAACGACCTACTCGATGAAAGGCCACGTTCCGACGCCGGATCCGCTCGCCGATCACATCGTCTCCCGGCTCTTCGACGGCGCGGAGCCCGACGAGGGCGACCGCGTGCTCTACCCCGGTGTCGGAGAAGGCCCGTTCGTGGCCGCAGTCGAGCGCTACTGCGATGCGAACAACCTCCCCGTTCCCGACGGTGTCGGCATCGAGATTGACTCCGATCGCGCGGACACCACCCGAGAGACCCGCGACATCCAGGCCGTCGAAGCAAACTTCCTTGGCGACGCCGGCGCCCAGTTGGGCGAGTTCGAGTACGTCGTCGGCAACCCGCCGTACGTCCCGATCGAGGGAATCGACGAGGACGAGAAGGAACGCTACCGGCGTGAGTTCGACACCGCGATCGACCGGTTCGACCTCTACCTGCTGTTCTTCGAACGCGCGCTGTCGCTACTCGCCGACGATGGACGGCTCGTGTTCATCACCCCCGAGAAGTACGAGTACGTCTCGACGGGTCGCCCCCTGCGAGACCTCCTCGTCGAGCACGATGTCGAACTCATCGAGCACGTCGACGAGGACTCCTTCTCGGGGTACATCACCTTTCCGACGATCACCGTCGTCGAGAACGGGAGCTACGGTGGCGAGACGCGGATCATGCGCCGGAACGGGACGGAAGCGGTCGTGGACCTCCCGCGCGACGGCTCTTCGTGGGCGAGTACCGTTCGTGAGGGTGAGGCCCCGACCGTAGACAGTACCCTCACCCTCGGCGATATCACCGAGCGCGTCAGCTGCGGGGTCGCAACCGGCGCCGATCGCCTATTCGTCCAAGAGAAGAACGAGGTCCCGCCGCAGCTTCGAGACGACTGGACGTTCCCGACGCTCTCCGGGAAGAAGCTCAAGCTCAACGACGGGCCCGACAGCGACATCGTGTTCATCTGCCCGTATCAGGAGGACGGCTCGCTCCCTCCCGAAGATGAGCTCGACGACTTTGGGGACTGGGCCGAGATCCACCGCGATCGCCTAGAGGATCGCTCCTGCGTCAAGAAGAATAAGCGTTCGTGGTACGGGTGGCACGAGAACCCCCCGATGGAAGACATTCTCCAACCGAAGCTCCTCTGTCAGGATATCGCCGAGGCGCCGCAGTTCTGGATCGATGAGGAGGGCGACGTCATCCCGAAGCACACGGTTTACTACCTCATCCCGGAGGACCACGTCGATCCCGAAGAGCTCGCCGGATACCTGAACGGTCCCGAGGCGAAGGCGTGGCTCGAAGCGAACTGCCAGATGGCCGCAAACGGATTCTACCGCTTACAGACGACGGTTATGGAAGATCTTCCAGTTCCGGAACGGTTCGGAGAAGTCATCCAAGAAACGCTTGTCTGAATCTTTCGGCTATAGATTGCTCGCTAGCTGTCCGGGACCTAACTTACCGGGCAGCTGTTACGCTGTCAGAAGGCCGTGCACTGGGTGCACGGGGATTAAAAGTGTTCGATATCGTCCGCGTCGAACCGATCCGAACGAAGTGCCGCACGTAGCTCGGTGTCAGAAATCCATTCTCGCCCCTGAGCACTACTCCCTCGCCCTTCATCGTCCGACCGGGAGGACTCAAACGGCGATTCGCCGCGAGCCATTTGCTGAAGGTTAGTTTGCTCAAGCACTTTCCCTGGGTCGAATTGGTCGGTTTTTCGGAGAAGGTTGGTGAACAGCACCAACTGGGGCCATGACAGTTTGTCAACCTCCCCGTTGTCGATTCGCGTCAGAACTGTTTGTCACGTCGTCCACAGGCGGGGCGTGGTTAACCTCAAACGACGGCGCGGTGTGTTCTCCCGAAAAATCCATTTCGGCCATGTACGCGGCCCGCTCGACGATATCGGCAAAAGTCGGTGTTACGGTTTATCGAGATGAGCGCAGGCAGATAATCAAATCGTCTAAGCTCAACCGCTTACTTGCACCTCGAAAACGTCCTTTTTCGATCTGACGCGGCGACGAGTGAAATCGGCGAGGTGCTGGGGATCTCGCGACAGGGGGCCGACCGTCGGCTTCGATCCCTTCGGGACGCCGGCGACGTGGCGAGTAAGAAGATCGGCGCGTCGCTTGTGTGGTTCACCCCGCGGGACCGTCGACGTCGCAAGAGCGACGAGCCTGCCGTCGAGAAGGACGCCGTCGACGACGCGGGGGAAACCACACCCAACGACACGAACGCCGAGAGCGGCCGCACACGCGCCGAGAGTGACGCGGTGGACGTCGAGGACGCTGAAGCACACGACACCGTCGACGCCCCGCTCGAGGACGTCGACTTTCCGGCCGGCCGCGAGCGCGAGGAGTGTTCGACCGCCGTCTATGCCGCTCGCGACTACCTTCGCGAGCACGGGCCGGCGACCATGCGGGAGATCGTCGCCGAGGTACTGCCGGAACACCCGCTCGGGTACGACGTCGACAGCGGCCTGGAGAAAGTCGAGGCGGGCGACCGCTACCGAGGGGCCTGGTGGCGCCGAGTCGTGAAACCCGGCCTGAAAGCGCTCCCGGACGTCGAGGCGCCGGCGCAAGGGGCGAGCAACTGGCGATACACGGGCGACGGCGAGGCGGACACCGAAGCCGAGATATACGATCCGACCGAGGAGTTCTAACCATGTCCGACGACGTCGACCCCGAGGACGACGACGGTGTCCCGGACAGTGACCCGCGACAGATAGATCCCGCCGGTGATATGGCCGACCTCGTCGAGAGCGGGGAACTCGACATGGCGCTTGCCGAGGACCAGGACCCCGGAGTAGAGGCGACCGTTCGGATCGCCCGTGCGATTCTCGACGACCACGACGGCGGCGAGTGACGTATGCACCGTGAAGGACACTACGGCGTGGCGCTGCTCGCCTACGCACCCGTCGCGTTCGTGCTGCTCGGGCTCGGACTTCCCACACTCACCGGGGTCGGTGGCGCCGTCGTCGGCCTGGCGGGCGTCGTGGTCGGGTGGAACCGTGGCGTGCTCACGGCGCTCGGGCTCGGTCCTTAACCAACACGCGGCGTTAACCACCCCGGTATGTTGGTTAAGACGGGCTCGGGGGAAGGCTTACGTCACTCTCGGGACGTATCTGTGAGTATGGCAACGGTATCGGACCCGGACGGCGACCCGCCCGACGGTGTCGAGTTCGTCCACGAAGACGACGGTGAGTCAATCGACGACCCCGAGGCGTACCTCGCCGAGCAGGGGATCGACGTCGAGATACCGCTGGCTATGCTCTACGAGGGCTTGAACGTCGCTCTCCAAAGCCATCAATAAACTATACCGCCTGGGACAAATGATAAGTTCCTCCTATTGGGTTTCCAATTCATAATGGACCTGAATCGACGCCGATACCTCGCAATGGCCGGAGCAACGATTGCCGGTGGACTGGCTGGATGTTCAAGTATCACCGGCGGCGGCCCAGAATACGAGAGTGACCAGAGGGAAGGGATGTTACTGTCGGTGGACGCGTTTCCTGATGGATGGGTTCGCAAAGACGAAATAAATGATAACTTCGACGCTATGTTCACGAATGAAGATGAGTCAATTGCCGTTCTACTCGCAGTAGAAATATTTGATGAAGTTTCGGGTGCAGAAGACCGCATGGAAACTTCACGGGCAGGCGTCAGCGAACCCAATGATTATCCAATTGCTGATGAGGCATTTTGGGCGACCCGAAATGAACAAATTGCTTGTACGATATTC contains the following coding sequences:
- a CDS encoding hypothetical protein (KEGG: hbo:Hbor_15160 hypothetical protein) translates to MHLENVLFRSDAATSEIGEVLGISRQGADRRLRSLRDAGDVASKKIGASLVWFTPRDRRRRKSDEPAVEKDAVDDAGETTPNDTNAESGRTRAESDAVDVEDAEAHDTVDAPLEDVDFPAGREREECSTAVYAARDYLREHGPATMREIVAEVLPEHPLGYDVDSGLEKVEAGDRYRGAWWRRVVKPGLKALPDVEAPAQGASNWRYTGDGEADTEAEIYDPTEEF
- a CDS encoding adenine-specific DNA methyltransferase (KEGG: hwa:HQ3277A adenine-specific DNA methyltransferase), with translation MKGHVPTPDPLADHIVSRLFDGAEPDEGDRVLYPGVGEGPFVAAVERYCDANNLPVPDGVGIEIDSDRADTTRETRDIQAVEANFLGDAGAQLGEFEYVVGNPPYVPIEGIDEDEKERYRREFDTAIDRFDLYLLFFERALSLLADDGRLVFITPEKYEYVSTGRPLRDLLVEHDVELIEHVDEDSFSGYITFPTITVVENGSYGGETRIMRRNGTEAVVDLPRDGSSWASTVREGEAPTVDSTLTLGDITERVSCGVATGADRLFVQEKNEVPPQLRDDWTFPTLSGKKLKLNDGPDSDIVFICPYQEDGSLPPEDELDDFGDWAEIHRDRLEDRSCVKKNKRSWYGWHENPPMEDILQPKLLCQDIAEAPQFWIDEEGDVIPKHTVYYLIPEDHVDPEELAGYLNGPEAKAWLEANCQMAANGFYRLQTTVMEDLPVPERFGEVIQETLV